One Hyalangium gracile genomic window carries:
- a CDS encoding MBL fold metallo-hydrolase, with amino-acid sequence MSDSPVYVKPNLVIEPLFNQWYAWSYLIPPATAAMLTAHQHVKIMKSYVQNPKLHMAAVKQPGMLGGPVIDYETDRSADVRELLKRTQASLADLLQLAEAISEATALLEREAVGYSMDALYAKLPDCLRGFVELTYDSANRPGLRFLEGLLYRGRYYRRDLQSVMLYPIEQDQRPFILSTPRLEQPDRLHLPLPFDHSGIDTLFQMQRTPRPAGELYEALGVSSGQRKLVDSLLTPTPPRRTPRYEGEQPRVRYFGHACVLFESRDVSILLDPFISYEYPSDVRRFTFQDLPDTLDYVVLTHNHQDHVLFEALLQLRHRIKTLVVPRSGGDALLDPSMRLIFKQLGFKNVIELEELEELEVPGGSIMGIPFMGEHGDLSIRSKLAHLITLQGRRALCVTDSANLDTRVYQHVHQHVGNVDTLFLGMECEGAPQSWLYGALLTRKLERSMDQSRRLNGSDSQRGLELIHQFGCRNVYVYAMGQEPWLSYVASIRYTAQSKPIVESDKLMAQCRGEGITAERLFGSKEFPL; translated from the coding sequence ATGAGTGACAGCCCGGTGTACGTGAAGCCGAACCTGGTGATCGAGCCACTGTTCAACCAGTGGTACGCCTGGTCCTACCTGATCCCGCCGGCGACGGCGGCGATGCTCACGGCCCATCAGCACGTGAAGATCATGAAGTCCTACGTGCAGAACCCGAAGCTGCACATGGCCGCGGTCAAGCAGCCGGGGATGCTCGGCGGGCCGGTGATCGACTACGAGACCGATCGCAGCGCGGACGTCCGTGAGCTGCTGAAGCGCACCCAGGCCTCGCTCGCCGACCTCCTCCAGCTCGCCGAGGCCATCTCGGAGGCCACGGCCCTGCTCGAGCGCGAGGCCGTGGGCTACTCGATGGACGCGCTCTACGCGAAGCTCCCCGACTGCCTCCGGGGCTTCGTCGAGCTCACCTACGACTCGGCGAACCGCCCCGGGCTGCGCTTCCTGGAGGGCCTGCTCTACCGCGGCCGCTACTACCGGAGGGACTTGCAGAGCGTCATGCTCTATCCCATCGAGCAGGACCAGCGGCCCTTCATCCTGAGCACGCCGCGGCTCGAGCAGCCGGACCGACTCCACCTGCCGCTGCCCTTCGACCACTCGGGCATCGACACGCTCTTCCAGATGCAGCGAACCCCGAGGCCCGCGGGTGAGCTCTACGAGGCGCTCGGTGTCTCCTCGGGGCAGCGGAAGCTCGTGGACTCGCTCCTCACCCCGACTCCGCCGCGGCGCACGCCCCGTTACGAGGGAGAGCAGCCGAGGGTCCGATACTTCGGCCACGCCTGCGTGCTGTTCGAGAGCCGGGACGTGTCCATCCTGCTGGACCCGTTCATCAGCTACGAGTACCCGAGCGACGTGCGGCGCTTCACCTTCCAGGACCTGCCCGACACGCTCGACTACGTCGTGCTCACGCACAACCACCAGGACCACGTGCTCTTCGAGGCGCTGCTCCAGCTGCGCCACCGCATCAAGACGCTGGTCGTCCCCCGGAGCGGTGGAGATGCGCTCCTGGATCCGTCGATGCGGCTCATCTTCAAGCAGCTCGGCTTCAAGAACGTCATCGAGCTGGAGGAGCTGGAGGAGCTGGAGGTGCCGGGCGGCTCCATCATGGGCATTCCCTTCATGGGGGAGCACGGAGACCTCAGCATCCGGAGCAAGCTCGCCCACCTCATCACGCTCCAGGGGCGGCGCGCGCTGTGCGTCACCGACAGCGCCAACCTGGACACCCGGGTGTACCAGCACGTCCACCAGCACGTCGGCAACGTGGACACGCTGTTCCTCGGGATGGAGTGCGAGGGCGCGCCGCAGTCCTGGCTCTATGGCGCGCTGCTGACCCGGAAGCTGGAGCGGAGCATGGACCAGAGTCGCCGGCTCAACGGCTCGGACAGCCAGCGAGGCCTGGAGCTCATCCACCAGTTCGGTTGCCGCAACGTCTACGTCTACGCGATGGGGCAGGAGCCCTGGCTGAGCTACGTGGCGAGCATCCGCTACACCGCGCAGTCCAAGCCCATCGTCGAGTCCGACAAGCTGATGGCGCAGTGCCGCGGCGAGGGCATCACCGCGGAGCGCCTCTTCGGCTCCAAGGAATTCCCCCTGTAG
- the cmdF gene encoding tyrosine 2,3-aminomutase, translating to MVVVDGHTLRPLDVYDVAVQARKVEIPAEAVTRIRRSREHLERLARENVPIYGVTTGYGEMVYVLVDNRHESELQTNLVRSHAAGVGAALTREESRAIMAARLNALCRGFSAVRQELVERLALYLNEDIVPVIPAVGSLGASGDLGPLAHMAVTLIGEGYVFGEKGEKVPTREVLAKRGLEPLQLKFKEGLGLINGTSAMTGVGSLIAHQASEQLLQAEIITGLALEVLRASSSAFQPEGHELARPHKGQIDCAFNLRQLLAGSRLIPSHQQLREELDAQRSQGAGATRTEVYLQKAYTLRCVPQVLGAVRDTLAHTHKTLTVELNSANDNPLFIEDREVFHGGNFHGQPIAFVMDFTSIALTQLGVMSERRTNRLLNQHLSGGLPEFLVKSNPGLNCGFAGAQYPATALVAENRVTATPASIQSIPSNGDNQDVVSMGLISARNARRILENNYYILAVEALAAAQAVDLLGVRDQLGKAGRTTYETLRARVPMLEADRYMSDELYGVRDLLAAGTLLREQRNAGLELVGCA from the coding sequence ATGGTTGTCGTTGATGGACACACGCTGCGCCCGCTGGATGTGTATGACGTGGCCGTGCAGGCCCGGAAGGTGGAGATCCCCGCCGAGGCCGTGACACGGATCCGCCGGAGCCGGGAGCACCTGGAGCGGCTGGCTCGGGAGAACGTCCCCATCTACGGGGTGACGACCGGCTACGGCGAGATGGTGTACGTGCTGGTCGACAACCGGCACGAGAGCGAGCTGCAGACCAACCTGGTGCGGAGCCACGCCGCCGGCGTGGGAGCGGCGCTGACGCGAGAGGAGTCCCGGGCCATCATGGCGGCGCGGCTGAACGCGCTGTGCCGGGGGTTCTCGGCGGTCCGGCAGGAGCTCGTGGAGCGGCTGGCGCTCTACCTCAACGAGGACATCGTGCCGGTGATTCCGGCGGTGGGCTCGCTGGGCGCGAGCGGGGACCTGGGGCCGCTGGCGCACATGGCGGTGACGCTCATCGGCGAGGGGTACGTGTTCGGTGAGAAGGGCGAGAAGGTGCCCACCCGGGAGGTGCTGGCGAAGCGGGGCCTGGAGCCGCTGCAGCTCAAGTTCAAGGAGGGGCTGGGGCTCATCAACGGCACGTCGGCGATGACGGGCGTAGGCAGCCTCATCGCGCACCAGGCCTCCGAGCAGCTGCTGCAGGCCGAGATCATCACCGGGCTGGCGCTGGAGGTGCTGCGCGCCTCGTCGAGCGCCTTCCAGCCCGAGGGGCATGAGCTGGCGCGTCCGCACAAGGGACAGATCGACTGCGCGTTCAACCTGCGCCAGCTGCTGGCCGGCAGCCGGCTCATCCCGTCCCACCAGCAGCTTCGGGAGGAGCTGGACGCCCAGCGGAGCCAGGGAGCTGGCGCTACCCGCACGGAGGTGTACCTCCAGAAGGCGTATACGCTGCGGTGCGTGCCCCAGGTGCTGGGGGCGGTGCGCGACACGCTGGCGCACACCCACAAGACGCTCACGGTGGAGCTCAACAGCGCCAACGACAACCCGCTGTTCATCGAGGACCGCGAGGTGTTCCACGGCGGCAACTTCCACGGGCAGCCCATCGCGTTCGTCATGGACTTCACGTCCATCGCGCTCACGCAGCTGGGGGTGATGTCGGAGCGCCGCACCAACCGGCTGCTCAACCAACACCTGAGCGGGGGACTGCCGGAGTTCCTGGTGAAGAGCAACCCGGGGTTGAACTGCGGCTTCGCCGGCGCGCAGTACCCGGCGACGGCGCTGGTGGCGGAGAACCGCGTTACGGCCACGCCCGCGAGCATCCAGAGCATCCCGTCCAACGGAGACAACCAGGACGTGGTGAGCATGGGGCTGATCTCGGCGCGCAACGCGCGGCGGATCCTGGAGAACAACTATTACATCCTCGCGGTGGAGGCGCTGGCGGCGGCCCAGGCGGTGGATCTGCTGGGCGTGCGGGACCAGCTCGGCAAGGCGGGGAGGACCACCTACGAGACGCTGCGGGCCCGCGTGCCGATGCTGGAGGCCGACCGCTACATGAGCGACGAGCTCTACGGCGTGCGAGATCTGCTCGCTGCGGGAACCCTCCTGCGCGAGCAGCGCAACGCGGGCCTCGAGCTGGTGGGCTGCGCCTAG
- a CDS encoding aspartyl/asparaginyl beta-hydroxylase domain-containing protein, whose protein sequence is MDAETLKQFAMALEHVMSQARQRYKAAELERVEEFVQNMLGMRTPVAADPRQMNGKVSRNYFPGLTARPWHDTSRLSWVPRLEQSFSMVREELESALRVGRGFEEFYDRTDFEKQGWKEFYFYRAGSGTKIRIDFPENQARCPKTTQLIQQLPVAGEAMFASLAPKGYIRPHCSEFNAKLTCHLGLIVPPDCAIRVADEVRTWEEGKCLLFDDTYEHEVWNRSERLRVILLLDVWHPDLTQIEVSTLIQFRDLLSSAQA, encoded by the coding sequence ATGGACGCCGAGACACTCAAGCAGTTCGCCATGGCCCTCGAGCACGTCATGTCGCAGGCGCGGCAGCGCTACAAGGCCGCGGAGTTGGAGCGCGTGGAGGAGTTCGTCCAGAACATGCTGGGGATGCGGACGCCGGTGGCCGCGGATCCGCGGCAGATGAACGGCAAGGTCAGCCGCAACTACTTCCCGGGGCTGACGGCGCGGCCCTGGCACGACACCTCGAGGCTGTCCTGGGTGCCGCGGCTCGAGCAGTCCTTCTCCATGGTGCGGGAGGAGCTGGAGAGCGCGCTGCGGGTGGGCCGCGGGTTCGAGGAGTTCTATGACCGGACGGACTTCGAGAAGCAGGGCTGGAAGGAGTTCTACTTCTACCGGGCCGGGAGCGGGACGAAGATCCGGATCGACTTCCCGGAGAACCAGGCCCGCTGCCCGAAGACGACGCAGCTCATCCAGCAGCTGCCGGTGGCGGGCGAGGCGATGTTCGCCAGCCTGGCGCCGAAGGGCTACATCCGCCCGCACTGCAGCGAGTTCAACGCGAAGCTGACGTGCCACCTGGGGCTCATCGTCCCGCCGGACTGCGCCATCCGCGTGGCGGACGAGGTGCGCACCTGGGAGGAGGGCAAGTGCCTGCTCTTCGACGACACCTACGAGCACGAGGTGTGGAACCGGAGTGAGCGGCTGCGCGTCATCCTGCTCCTGGACGTCTGGCACCCGGACCTGACGCAGATCGAAGTGAGCACCCTCATCCAGTTCCGGGATCTGCTCAGCAGCGCCCAGGCCTGA
- a CDS encoding MBOAT family protein yields MLLLVLYVGLVYAAALLAALLAKGPSWRRGAALLVVGAGLPIPWLAPAEYPTFRAVVALVSLWFTARTVELVREPRPVPVGRRLWHAVGLVDTLRVRRIAPTVDRSALSRLLLCGPLVVAGWAGVSLGSELLSGAARLAVRWACGVLFVYTAVEVVVSLVLLFYGALGIDPRPLHDDPIRARTITEFWSRRWNRVVHRFLKQTFFAPVARRGYTELGLGLAFLFSALFHFGFMLPAVGLFWAGVMGAFFLLQLPLLWAERALGVARWPAPLARAWTLGLLLVSSPLFVEPVLRIVDTWGGAALMYAPLRERELSWAGRLPHGASMTPGLSE; encoded by the coding sequence GTGCTGCTCCTCGTCCTCTACGTGGGGCTGGTCTACGCGGCGGCGCTGCTGGCGGCGCTGCTGGCGAAGGGCCCGTCCTGGCGGCGAGGCGCCGCGCTGCTCGTCGTCGGGGCAGGCCTCCCCATCCCCTGGCTGGCGCCCGCCGAGTACCCCACCTTCCGAGCCGTCGTGGCGCTGGTCAGCCTGTGGTTCACCGCCCGCACCGTGGAGCTCGTCCGGGAGCCGCGGCCGGTGCCCGTGGGCCGTCGCCTCTGGCACGCCGTGGGCCTGGTGGACACGCTCCGTGTCCGGCGCATCGCTCCCACCGTGGACAGGTCCGCGCTGAGCCGGCTGCTGCTCTGCGGGCCGCTGGTGGTCGCCGGGTGGGCGGGCGTCTCGCTCGGCAGTGAGCTGCTCTCGGGCGCGGCCCGGCTCGCGGTCCGCTGGGCCTGCGGCGTCCTGTTCGTGTACACGGCCGTGGAGGTCGTCGTCTCCCTGGTGCTCCTCTTCTACGGTGCCCTCGGCATCGACCCCCGGCCGCTCCATGACGATCCGATCCGCGCGCGGACGATCACCGAGTTCTGGAGCCGCCGCTGGAACCGGGTGGTGCACCGCTTCCTCAAGCAGACCTTCTTCGCCCCCGTGGCGCGCCGGGGCTACACGGAGCTGGGGCTGGGGCTGGCCTTCCTCTTCAGCGCCCTGTTCCACTTCGGCTTCATGCTGCCGGCGGTGGGGCTGTTCTGGGCCGGGGTGATGGGCGCCTTCTTCCTGCTGCAGCTACCGCTGCTGTGGGCGGAGCGGGCGCTGGGAGTGGCGCGCTGGCCCGCCCCGCTCGCCCGGGCGTGGACCCTGGGCCTGCTGCTCGTCAGCTCTCCCCTCTTCGTCGAGCCGGTGCTGCGGATCGTCGACACGTGGGGCGGGGCTGCGCTCATGTACGCGCCTCTGCGCGAGCGCGAACTTTCGTGGGCTGGACGGCTCCCCCACGGAGCCTCTATGACCCCAGGACTTTCCGAGTGA
- a CDS encoding acyl-CoA carboxylase subunit beta, translating into MDGTPEKDPLRARLEQMEKQAELGGGADRIAKQHEAGKLTARERIDLLLDPGSFCELDKFVTHRSNDFGMGDKKILGDGVVTGYGTVEGRQVFVFAQDFTVFGGSLSGAYAQKICKIMDMATRVGAPVIGLNDSGGARIQEGVESLAGYADIFLRNTLASGVVPQLSLIMGPCAGGAVYSPAITDFILMVKDTSYMFITGPDVIKTVTHEEVTKEALGGALTHNQKSGVAHFAAENEQAAILMTRELLSFLPSNNQEDPPVVPCDDDPFRAEDSLKDIVPSNPNKPYDIKDIIRAVVDNKHFFEVQEHYAKNIVVGFARMNGRPVGIVANQPAVLAGCLDIDASVKAARFVRFCDCFNIPLVTFVDVPGFLPGTDQEWGGIITHGAKLLYAFAEATVPKVTIITRKAYGGAYDVMASKHIRADINYAYPTGEIAVMGPEGAVNIIFRNELGSTKDAQGERARLVNEYREKFANPFKAAELGYIDEVIRPEQTRAKVIRALEMLKDKRQENLPRKHGNIPL; encoded by the coding sequence ATGGACGGAACCCCCGAGAAGGACCCACTTCGCGCACGGCTCGAGCAGATGGAGAAGCAGGCCGAGCTGGGCGGCGGCGCCGACCGCATCGCCAAGCAGCACGAGGCCGGCAAGCTCACCGCGCGCGAGCGCATCGATCTGCTGTTGGATCCCGGCTCCTTCTGCGAGCTGGACAAGTTCGTCACCCACCGCTCGAACGACTTCGGCATGGGGGACAAGAAGATCCTCGGCGACGGCGTCGTCACCGGCTACGGCACGGTGGAGGGCCGCCAGGTGTTCGTCTTCGCGCAGGACTTCACCGTGTTCGGCGGCTCGCTGTCGGGCGCCTACGCGCAGAAGATCTGCAAGATCATGGACATGGCCACGCGGGTGGGCGCACCCGTCATCGGCCTGAACGACTCGGGCGGCGCGCGCATCCAGGAGGGCGTGGAGAGCCTGGCCGGCTACGCGGACATCTTCCTGCGCAACACCCTGGCCTCGGGCGTGGTGCCGCAGCTGTCGCTCATCATGGGCCCATGCGCGGGCGGCGCGGTGTACTCGCCGGCCATCACGGACTTCATCCTCATGGTGAAGGACACCTCCTACATGTTCATCACCGGCCCGGACGTCATCAAGACGGTGACGCACGAGGAGGTGACGAAGGAGGCGCTGGGCGGCGCGCTCACGCACAACCAGAAGTCGGGCGTGGCGCACTTCGCCGCGGAGAATGAGCAGGCCGCCATCCTGATGACGCGCGAGCTCTTGTCCTTCCTGCCCTCCAACAACCAGGAGGATCCGCCCGTCGTGCCGTGTGACGACGATCCGTTCCGGGCCGAGGACAGCCTGAAGGACATCGTCCCGTCCAACCCGAACAAGCCCTACGACATCAAGGACATCATCCGCGCGGTGGTGGACAACAAGCACTTCTTCGAGGTGCAGGAGCACTACGCGAAGAACATCGTCGTGGGCTTCGCGCGGATGAACGGGCGCCCGGTGGGCATCGTGGCCAACCAGCCGGCGGTGCTGGCCGGGTGCCTGGACATCGATGCCAGCGTGAAGGCGGCGCGCTTCGTGCGCTTCTGCGACTGCTTCAACATCCCCCTGGTGACGTTCGTGGACGTGCCGGGCTTCCTGCCGGGCACGGACCAGGAGTGGGGCGGCATCATCACCCACGGCGCCAAGCTGCTGTATGCCTTCGCCGAGGCCACGGTGCCCAAGGTGACCATCATCACCCGCAAGGCCTACGGCGGGGCGTATGACGTGATGGCGTCCAAGCACATCCGCGCGGACATCAACTACGCCTACCCCACCGGAGAGATCGCCGTGATGGGGCCCGAGGGCGCGGTGAACATCATCTTCCGCAACGAGCTGGGCAGCACCAAGGACGCGCAGGGGGAGCGCGCGCGCCTGGTGAACGAGTACCGGGAGAAGTTCGCCAACCCCTTCAAGGCGGCGGAGCTGGGCTACATCGACGAGGTGATCCGCCCCGAGCAGACGCGCGCCAAGGTGATCCGCGCGCTGGAGATGCTCAAGGACAAGCGCCAGGAGAACCTGCCGCGCAAGCACGGAAACATTCCGCTCTAG
- a CDS encoding site-2 protease family protein, whose protein sequence is MRGRRGSFQMGSFRGIPIRIHFSLLLVLPLLAFLFGGVFRQAAAVAKVPPEAVGGAPVLWGLAVAVGLFASVLLHEMAHVVYALRAGGQVRSITLMIVGGVSEVTEMPRRSRDEVLMALVGPLTSLGLGGLFLLAAWLLPQPGSFSPRFALTYVGSLNLFLGAFNLVPAFPMDGGRILRGLLVGRMGMVRATRTAAWVGKGCAVLFLGVGLFTFNPFLAFIAFMVYTGAEGEARQVLLREVFEKLHVEQVMTPRFHGVEVDATLEDARGDIRRARRPALPATEQDRPVGWVVLEDVLQVPEAERSRRTVREQVRPAVVVSPEDNVWVAIRKMAEAQPPLLLVLERGRLVGTVDGDDLNAAMALHLSSGEDTRRWPRWRQERPA, encoded by the coding sequence ATGCGCGGCAGGCGTGGGTCGTTCCAGATGGGCTCGTTCCGGGGCATCCCCATCCGGATCCACTTCTCCCTGCTCCTCGTGCTGCCGCTGCTCGCCTTCCTGTTCGGAGGCGTCTTCCGGCAGGCGGCGGCCGTCGCGAAGGTTCCCCCGGAGGCCGTGGGGGGCGCGCCCGTGCTCTGGGGCCTGGCGGTGGCGGTGGGGCTGTTCGCCTCGGTGCTGCTCCACGAGATGGCCCACGTCGTCTACGCCCTGCGCGCCGGTGGCCAGGTGCGCTCCATCACGCTGATGATCGTCGGCGGAGTCTCCGAGGTGACGGAGATGCCTCGGCGCTCCCGCGACGAGGTGCTGATGGCGCTCGTCGGCCCGCTCACGAGCCTGGGGCTCGGCGGCCTGTTCCTGCTGGCGGCATGGCTCCTGCCCCAGCCCGGCTCCTTCAGCCCGAGGTTCGCGCTCACCTACGTGGGCAGCCTCAACCTCTTCCTGGGCGCCTTCAACCTGGTGCCCGCCTTCCCCATGGATGGCGGCCGCATCCTGCGCGGACTGCTGGTGGGGCGCATGGGGATGGTGCGCGCCACGCGCACGGCCGCCTGGGTGGGCAAGGGCTGCGCGGTGCTCTTCCTCGGGGTGGGGCTGTTCACCTTCAACCCCTTCCTCGCCTTCATCGCCTTCATGGTCTACACCGGCGCCGAGGGCGAGGCCCGCCAGGTGCTGCTCCGCGAGGTGTTCGAGAAGCTCCACGTGGAGCAGGTGATGACGCCCCGGTTCCACGGGGTGGAAGTGGACGCCACGCTGGAGGACGCCCGGGGAGATATCCGCCGCGCGAGGCGGCCCGCGCTGCCCGCCACCGAGCAGGATCGTCCCGTGGGCTGGGTGGTGCTCGAGGACGTGCTCCAGGTGCCCGAGGCGGAGCGCTCGCGCCGCACCGTCCGCGAGCAGGTGCGGCCCGCGGTGGTGGTGAGCCCGGAGGACAACGTGTGGGTCGCCATTCGAAAGATGGCGGAAGCACAACCGCCCCTGCTCCTGGTGCTGGAGCGGGGGCGGCTGGTGGGAACCGTGGACGGTGATGACCTCAACGCGGCGATGGCGCTGCACCTGTCCTCCGGAGAGGACACGAGGCGCTGGCCGCGCTGGCGTCAGGAGCGCCCGGCCTGA
- a CDS encoding M4 family metallopeptidase, with protein sequence MTIRRLDQTPVLPTTRATETKQPNQVKPNAAQNPAAAAQKSGFTPATKALTNLTGAAAREVPLPGPLSPSSKEGQAAVQTTLNYLNQQQGSASALMRGGSQPGLDAAKAFTPRTIERDELGMTHVRMDRVHEGIKVFGEQVIGHLDREGKMDSVTGEASVIPEGLGKQEPKLSAKDALAIAQKEFAGKTDRAPTLERVIFQDAEGKYHSGYRAELTNTTSTEDHPRRMNYLIDGETGKIHEQFNQIGGIELPARNNTTPPTVTGTASPNAAIQDLATTTSKINLPEDVTIDKLKLDLDLAHTYRGDLVVKLTSPSGKSATISDRKGGSADDLKGSFDLSEFAGEKTQGEWTLTVEDKAKRDTGTLKSWSLTATAKPGEPPTNPPTGTGDDTSLYSGKVDLSTKQNADGTYSLEDGTRGKGVVTQDANNKERPTSTTPFKDANNTWGEAGDDARTKAAVDAHYGAQMTYDFYKDILGRDSLDGKGEKLVSNVHISKNYVNAFWDGTQMNYGDGNGRDAGPLTTLDIAGHEITHGLTERTAGLIYSGESGGLNEAFSDIMGTGVEWYASQKNQAVKFDFAVGEDAWTPTNGDPNDALRYMNDPTADGYSVDHYKNYPKQTEVHGSSGIANNAFYLLSQGGTNRTSGQEVKDGVGMEKSLKIFGRALTTYMTPRTTFAQARDATIKAATDLYGANSTEVAKVKEAWSAVGVETK encoded by the coding sequence GTGACGATCCGCCGCCTTGATCAGACTCCCGTCCTCCCCACCACCCGCGCCACCGAGACGAAGCAGCCCAACCAGGTGAAGCCCAACGCCGCGCAGAACCCCGCCGCGGCCGCGCAGAAGTCCGGCTTCACCCCCGCCACCAAGGCGCTGACGAACCTGACTGGCGCGGCGGCTCGCGAGGTGCCCCTGCCCGGCCCGCTGTCGCCCAGCAGCAAGGAGGGCCAGGCCGCCGTCCAGACGACGCTGAACTACCTCAACCAGCAGCAGGGCTCCGCCTCGGCGCTGATGCGCGGTGGCTCGCAGCCCGGGCTGGACGCGGCCAAGGCCTTCACCCCGCGCACCATCGAGCGGGACGAGCTGGGCATGACGCACGTGCGCATGGACCGCGTGCACGAGGGCATCAAGGTGTTCGGCGAGCAGGTGATTGGCCACCTGGACCGTGAAGGCAAGATGGACAGCGTCACGGGCGAGGCCTCGGTCATCCCCGAGGGCCTGGGCAAGCAGGAGCCGAAGCTGTCCGCCAAGGACGCGCTGGCCATCGCGCAGAAGGAGTTCGCCGGCAAGACGGACCGCGCCCCCACGCTCGAGCGCGTCATCTTCCAGGACGCCGAGGGCAAGTACCACTCCGGCTACCGCGCGGAGCTGACCAACACCACCAGCACCGAAGACCACCCCCGCCGGATGAACTACCTCATCGACGGCGAGACCGGGAAGATACACGAGCAGTTCAACCAGATCGGCGGCATCGAGCTGCCGGCGCGCAACAACACCACCCCGCCGACGGTGACGGGCACCGCCTCGCCGAACGCGGCCATCCAGGACCTGGCGACGACCACCTCGAAGATCAACCTCCCCGAGGACGTCACCATCGACAAGCTGAAGCTGGACCTGGACCTGGCCCACACCTACCGGGGTGACCTGGTGGTGAAGCTGACCAGCCCCTCGGGCAAGTCGGCCACCATCAGCGACCGCAAGGGCGGCAGCGCGGACGACCTCAAGGGCAGCTTCGACCTGTCCGAGTTCGCCGGCGAGAAGACCCAGGGCGAGTGGACGCTCACCGTGGAGGACAAGGCCAAGCGCGACACGGGCACCCTGAAGAGCTGGAGCCTGACGGCCACCGCCAAGCCGGGCGAGCCGCCCACCAACCCGCCGACGGGCACGGGCGACGACACCTCGCTGTACAGCGGCAAGGTGGACCTCTCCACCAAGCAGAACGCGGACGGCACCTACAGCCTGGAGGACGGCACGCGTGGCAAGGGCGTGGTGACGCAGGACGCGAACAACAAGGAGCGCCCCACCAGCACCACCCCCTTCAAGGACGCCAACAACACCTGGGGCGAGGCGGGCGATGACGCGCGCACCAAGGCGGCGGTGGACGCGCACTACGGCGCGCAGATGACGTACGACTTCTACAAGGACATCCTCGGCCGCGACTCGCTGGACGGCAAGGGCGAGAAGCTGGTGTCCAACGTCCACATCAGCAAGAACTACGTGAACGCCTTCTGGGACGGCACGCAGATGAACTACGGCGACGGCAACGGGCGCGACGCGGGCCCGCTGACCACGCTGGACATCGCCGGCCACGAGATCACCCACGGCCTCACCGAGCGCACCGCGGGCCTCATCTACAGCGGTGAGTCCGGCGGCCTGAACGAGGCCTTCAGCGACATCATGGGCACCGGCGTGGAGTGGTACGCCAGCCAGAAGAACCAGGCGGTGAAGTTCGACTTCGCGGTGGGCGAGGACGCCTGGACGCCGACCAACGGCGACCCGAACGACGCCCTGCGCTACATGAACGATCCGACGGCCGACGGCTACTCGGTGGACCACTACAAGAACTACCCGAAGCAGACCGAGGTCCACGGCTCCAGCGGCATCGCCAACAACGCCTTCTACCTGCTGTCCCAGGGCGGCACCAACCGCACCTCCGGCCAGGAGGTGAAGGACGGCGTGGGCATGGAGAAGAGCCTGAAGATCTTCGGCCGCGCGCTGACCACCTACATGACGCCGCGCACCACGTTCGCCCAGGCGCGTGACGCCACCATCAAGGCGGCCACGGACCTGTACGGCGCCAACTCCACCGAGGTGGCGAAGGTGAAGGAGGCCTGGAGCGCCGTCGGCGTGGAGACCAAGTAG